The stretch of DNA TAGCAAGCAGGttttacaatttaaataaaataacaaacacgaaatttgattattttattctgaacaTGCAACCACCATGAAAAAAGCATGAAAGCAACATTGTTTTTGTGTCACACCAGTTTAGCAAGAGATTTCTAGttcaatgcaaaaatatttgtcttaagcttctctaatttttcttctctggtgattatttttaggcttttctgtttctcctgggATACCTCCTCACCTAGCAGCCACGATGCCACCCCTTCCATGCTTTCCGGCTACTTTCATTCCTGTCCAGTTCCCATCACAAAATTCTTCCCAGGCTGAGAGCCTGGAATTCTCACAGACATCTCCCTTGGCAATGTGCTCTGCTTGGCAAAGCAAATCCCCGGAGCTCATGCCAAACGAGAGCAGCTCAGAAATCTCAGGAGAACACGTGCAGCTTTCAGATTCAGGTGGGCAAAAAGTGCTGGAAATCTGAACCTAAGTCTATTGTACAACTCCCTTGAATCCTTGCCTTTACTAGTGATTCTAACTGACTTTATTGAAGGTCAGGGGAAGGTGCTTTGTTTTTATGGTGGCTTgtaataaaagcttttaaagtattgtaaacttgttttttttacttctcGAGTCACAGTTGACTTGCCTCATAGTGAGAGAAGTTGCAGCTTGTAGATATAAATGGAGAAGGAAGTCATTAAATTGAGAAAGCTAAATTATATGAAGTAGGGAATAGGTTATATTTAGGGGAAGAAGCATAAGAAGTCGGATGTGGCTATATCTTTCCAAGGTGTGAGAGCACATTGCTGTAGCTAAGAAGGCCTGCTCTCTGTCAGCAATCTTGGTTTTTCTCACACTGATCTAGAGTTGCATCACTGAGAGCTAAAACAATGTAAGCTGTTACTTGGCATCTTCTCTTGGCTACACTTTGCAAGCCTTGTCTTCTGTGGGAATATACCAAAGGgtaagaaagaataaaagagcaATTTGCAGGAAACCAAAAGTTGATTTCAAaatgggaggaagaggagtgcaaaaaaagtaggaataaacacttaaaaggaaagagaatgtAATTGTAGTCCAGACGTGCATCCTGGATTCCTTTGAACTTCTGTAGTGAGACCTGACTGTGAGCCACTCCCATGGTacaactgaaattttattttcatattcttctATCTAGCTCAGGACAGGTACTCTCACTGAAAGAATCTGATCACTTCTTGTCTCTGGAACTACTATTTTCTTGCTGGTTTACACGGAACTTGGATCCATGCCCAGTTAAGTTTACAGTAGAGCTTCAGAAATACTTCTGACAGTACAAATGAGGGGAATTGAGAGATAGTCTGTGAGTGGAtgaatcacagaaccactgaacagttagggttggaagggacctttggagATCATCTAGGTCAacccctctgccaaggcagggtcaccttgAGCAGAccacacaggaacacatccaggtggcttttgaatatctccagagagggagaccCCATgatctccctgggcagcctgttccagtgctctgccaccctcagtcTAAAGAAGTGTTaaggtggaacttcttgtgtttatAGCCATTATTCCCTGTCCTGACTCTgggcaccatcctcttggcacttGCCTTTGATATACTTGTATGTATTGATGAGGTTCCCTCTCAGCCTtctttctccagactgaacaggcccagctcctgcagtgtcTCCTGATAAGAGACATGCTCCAGatccttcatcatctttgtggccctccacTGGGCCCTCTCCAGTCTTTCTTAAACTGTGGAGACCAGAATTGAACACAATACCACACATGTGGCCTTACTTGGGCTGAGTAGAGAGGGAGGATCtcctccctcaacctgctggccacactcttcccaGTGCACCCCAAGATCCCATTGGGTCTTTTGGCCACaagagcactgctggctcatgggcAGCTTGTCATCCACCAATACTCCCAGtcctcctcagcagagctgctctctagGTGGTCAGCCcccagtctgtgctgctgcttggggttattcctccccacGTGCAGCACCCTGCACTTGtccttgttgaacctcataaGGTTTCTCTCTGTCCAGCTCTCCAGCCTATCAACGTCCCAGGGAATGGCAGCAGAGCCTTCAGGTGCATCAGCCAATCTGCCCAGTTCtgtatcatcagcaaacttgcttaGGGTGCTCCCTACCCCTTCATCCAGGTTGTTGACAAACAAGTTGAATAAGACTAGGCAGCAGGAATCTGACAGCAGGAACACACTAGGACAGGGAGAGGTATGACTGCTTTTTATTGAAAGCTGTGCTGACTTCAGCCTGCCTCTTGTGTAAAACTAAGGCTTGAAAGTGCAGAGGCCTCGTAACATCAGGGTAACTTCCAACTGGATCTGGTCAGTGCAGTTGTCTTTGAAATATGCTTCAGCTGAATTTGCACTTGAGGACTGGGCTAGCTGACACTTTTCTGGCTGTTGTGATGAGTCTGGTTTTTTACTGTTGGACACATAAATATATCAACAGTTTGCTTAACATTTCACATTCTTATTTAAAGGGATAAGCACCGAGCCACTGCTTCAGTCTACAGAGAGCGCCACAAAAAACCTTTCCAGACAAGATGCTcaagaagagaacagaaaagaaaagaaaggtgaaTTACACAGATGTTTGGGCACATTGTTCTTGCCTTGCACAGGGAATCACTAGTTGAAAATTAAAGACCTTGGGCACCTCTCCTATTAAAGCATTCTGAGGCAGCATAGCCCCACATGTGAGATCTGTGAGAAGGGACACGTGGCTTCTGCATCTCTTGCGTCTGTCAACCTACTGTGCCACCTCTGCCTCCTCAGACATATTCTGGTGCAAGGCAGGTGGGAAGGTTGCAGAAACAGCAACACTTGTCTGCTATGGGGCTGGAGATGTTGGAGATATTTGGTGTGTAGCTGAGAAAGACTGAGGGATGAATACAAACTTTTGTATTCCTGTTGTTGGACCAGAAAGTCCTTCCAGCATGTTGCAGAGGACTTTGATAGCACTGGCTGTATTTACATGATGAAGTGAGTTATATAAATCCTGCTACAGCAACAGTGTGTAGTATGAATGAGCAAGGTTTTTTGCTCCAGTTATCAGCCCTAACTTGACCTAAAAGAGGAACTCACCACTAGCTGacactcagaagaaaaattaattgaagTAGAAGCTGCTTTCTTTTGGTGAAAAAGACAGCAAGCGTCAATAGGAAGATGCACACATTTGcagttctgtgaaataaaacagaaaatgtctgGTTAGAAACTCTCATGTTCACAAATACTGCTTATTGAACTGTTAAATGAACTGGCTTGCAAGTCACATAATTATAGACACACAAGTAGTTCAGTACTGTCTAGCAGTGCCTTCACTGCCATGTTCTGGGGTGAACACATTAAGCAAGAACTACAAATCTCTAGAGGCAGGGGACACGCATCTTACTACTTGTCATTTCCATGATTCCAGCACTAGATTTGAGGATCAGAAGCCTCTTTTTTACCACAGATTGCATCCTTCCATCTACTTAATTCAACTGTATTCTGTAAAGtgttttcaaaaatcaaaaccttGTGTATGTTGttgaaaatacaaacatttctaattattttaggttatttatttttcatttattcattctGTAAAGGCTTTGTTTACATTGacctttttcctgctgcttaGAGAACAGTcgattaaaaaaagaaaggaatttctctgaaactttttctgctgctaaagaagaacaaagagaaCAACTAAAGGAGGAGATTTCTTCATCTCAGTTTGGCATAGAAGGGAAGATGAAGACTGGAAATACAGAAGCCAGGTGAGAAATTATCTTAGTCAGTCAGTCAAGCTGCAAACACATGTTTTCCTTGATGGTATACACAATGTTTGTGTTATATATGCAACACCATGGCTCTTTCCTTTGCTTGGCAGGTGTGCATGGGCAGAAATTGGGCAGGTCTATGGCCTAGCAGTTGATCTACTTCTGTGTAATGGGATGCTGGTCTAGccaatataaatataaatgggTTTGTAACTGTGATCTCCAAAGGATAGAAGTAAGGCAAAAGTCggcaaggagagaaaaaaatctgttgataTGCCATCACTTCTGCAGTGGCCATCAGTTTGTGATGGTAGCTCCTTCATTCCTGTCCTTGCTCTGCCTCTTCAGCTGTGCCAAGACCAATTTTTATATGCCTATATATTGAACAGGGCAGTGAAGTAATCCTTGTTAAAATTATCTGGAGAGAGTAGGATAGTAAGATTTAACTTGGATCACTTTTCTGATCTGGTTCATCACTGCACTGCAAAATGAACTGTACCAGGACTGTGGGGATGCTCACAACAGGCAGGAATGGGTGGGCTGGCACTGGTGATGGAAGAAATGCTCTTAGAATTGTTACCTTTCCTCAACCGACGCAGATAGAAGCAGCAGGTGTTTGGCACACTGAGCCTTCCATCaagtaaaaaaagaagcagcaaactTCTAGGAAAGCACAGACTGAGAGCAAATGTCATGAAAATTTTAGTGTGTTAACCATGTGGGAAGTTGGACAGAGAAGGAAGACAGGGACCTCCAGAGCAGAAGACTGGGAAGATGTGGCAGCACCATATGAATGTCTGGGCAAGTGGCCCTGTCCATGTATGCATTTTTGGATCATCAGTGAGCTTCTGAAGTCTGTCTCCCAGTCACCGCTACTTGTGATTTGGCTGGTATTTCACATTGTGGTCTTATCATGAGCTGGATGAAAGTAAAGCACAGAATGTTCTCCAGCTCTTCATGACACTTTCACTATGGCACCAGGCTGTACTTGGTTTGAAGCAAGCTTTGCTGAAATGAGAATTGTCTAATGTTGAGTCCTCTTCAGCAAGAGTTTTCCCTCCAAATCTCATATGATTAGGTCATGGTGTGATAGCAGAGACAGAGGGACAAATTAAAAGGTTATCCATGGTACAGTGGTACTGGGTAGAGATGGGTGTAGGAAGGACAGTGATGCGCTGTACTTCTATTAATcccagaatttttttatattttgtagaAATTATTAATAAGTGACTAAATTAAGGATCAAGcacatttcctttgaaataagaTATGCTTGTGAATGCTGTATTATGCTTCATTTTGAGTCAGCTTTCAGTTTGGCCCTCTACAGCATTatagacattatttttttctactctaTCACTCTTCACCATCTAATTCAAGCCACTCTACCAGAGAGATAGTGAGTTCTTTGTGACTGTCATCAACTCTAGTCTGcagaaaatgactgaaatattttttcttttgactattttctatttctaagGACACACTGATACCAGCCAAAAAGTGTTGCTTGCTGAAAGTATAATTAATGCTTGGTCTAGACAGGATGTTTTAGAGTGAGAGTTGGATTCACACAATAGGGAGATTTTACTAACATgcttcacattttaaaagtattgcAGAGACCATTTACAGTTCTAAACTCCATATCAGCTTCATACAAATTATCAAAAGAAAACTAACTAAAGAATGTTACAAATTAGTACCTTCTTGTTCCTTGCCTAGGCAAATCACACCAGCAATTGGTATTAGACAGAAGACTTCTGAAAAATTTGTTGAAGAGCAACTTAAAGCAGACAATCATCTcatagaaaagcagcagaaagagcaaCAGGTACTGTTGCCATCGGTGCATTCACTTCATTTTTGACAAATTCTCACGGACATAGATATTGCATGGGCTCTATTTGGTCTCATTGCATGGTAGCACATTTTTCCACTGATCTTGCATGTGATATTGAAAGATTTTTCcccaaagtggaaaaaaagggctGTATTACTCAGACACAATCCTATTCCCCCACTACTTCCCACTGGATTCCTCTGTTTCCACCTATTTTCTGGGTCATAGTTTGTGCCCAGGTCTCAAGACACTTAGTTAAAATAGACATCAAGGTAGTCTCTGTTTGTTCCATAATAAATGGTCTCTCATGTGCCACCACTGTGAGAATGGGGGCATTTCCAAATGCAGGTTTCATACAAGGGCCAATTACAGTGAGAGTCTTCTGCATTTTGCCGTGGGTACAGTTTGAGATGAGCTTATGCCTGACACCTCTAGGTGTCAGACTCAGCATTTGGTTCGGCTTGGTGACTTGGAAGATGCATGTTTCATCACTCAGAAATTTTCTCTATGTCTCCTTGGTAAAATAGCATCTCATACTGATGCAGTTATGTATTTTTGTGTCACATTGTAAAAACTACTTGGATTTGCcctgaaaacaaagaaggaTAGAACTTTTCCCATCTTCTGTCATACAGACATTTAGCACCATCTTAACCCTTTGACTCTActaatgaatgaatgaatggaGGCATCACATAGCGACTGCTTCTAAAAATTCTTGCACCTTCCCTGTAATCTCAGGGCTGTTTCTTATGTACTCAGTTATCCATACCCAGTGTCTTTAAGACTTCTGGTGTCTCAGTTTTTTCAGTTATTGTAAATATCTTCCTTTCTGCAGAACAATTCTCAGGCTGTGACTGTCAggattaaatttttatttttttccagggcaAGCCAAAAATAACACCTCGAAAGGTTTTTCTGAAACGAAGAGAGGGCATAGCCAGGCTCAAAAAAATTAAGCAGAGGCCTGTAAAAGAGGACAGCAAGAATTCCAGAAGAGCTGGTTTGAATTTCTGGGGTCATTTCTCCCCGTCTGGCCAAGTGAACAGAGGCATACTACAGCCAGGAGAATGCTCTCAGCTAAATCTGCAGGTCAGTAGCTCCATGGAGATGGatacacatgaaaaaaagcCAGACTGTGCTTTAGCTGAGAGGGAGATGAAGGTTAAGACTGACTGTGAAGCAAAAGTAGTTGAGCaaagtgcagaagaaaaagaagtgattGGGGGAGATAAAGACTTAAAGGAAAATCTTGGTGACACACCACAGAGAAGATGGCCTGAAATCCTGCAACCACGTCCCAAAACAGCAACAGACACAAACCTACAAGTAGGAGAGGAACTGGAGACTCATCACATGGGTCCTTTAGAACAAGTAGGCAAAActgctggaagagctgtggAGGGTACTCTGCAAAAGGACCTAGGTAGGGTGGATCAGCCTCTGAAAGGACATCTCATAGAGGGAGCAAAAACCCCCTTGGAAGTCCTACAGAGGCATTATCCACTCCAGGGTTTAGATACAGATCACATCAAGGAGGCAGAGTGGAGTGCAGGTCCTGCATTCACACAGGGTCAGAACTGGGTTCAGGTATGCCCACAGGAAGTTGTGGACAGCCAGAACTTGGAAAGCAAGAGGCAAATCCATACTGGGTTTAAGGTGGTCaatgataaaataataaaaattacatgtaGCTCACCTGAGGCTGTGGAGAAGGGAAGCTCAGCCTTGCAGCAAGAGTGGCAAAGGAGGGGAACAGTTGCCTCCAAATGGCAAGTTGCATCTTTCTCCTGTGAGTCAAACTGCTTACCCCCAAAAAGTAATAATGACCCCAAATCTCACCATGCTCAATATCCCTCCCAGCATGTGCCTCAGGGAGTGGATCACGCTGACAGGCATTTGGATCTTTCTGATGGTGATTATGCTAGTGATGAACCCAGTGGAACAGAAAAAATCTCTCTGAGGAAATACAGCAGATCACCACCAAGAAAACAAGATATTCAAGCAATTTCAGGTCAACAAGAtctctcctgcagcacaagCAGTGATTCTAGTACTGGAGCTGTCAGTCTGAAAGGGAGCAAGGCTCGCTCTTCTTTTCGTCAGTCCCTATTTCAGCTCACAAGACTGAAAAGGAGAGAGCATGAGCCTGAGTCAAAGAATGGGAACAGGACTAGCAATGTTAAAAGCCTACATCTGCCATCTTCAAGAGAGGCTCATGAGATTCCTGCTTTCAAGATTAAAGAAAGCCCTGAAGTGGAAGAACTACAAAAAAACATGATTGCAGACACATCCGGTAAGAGCTACGCAAGTGTtgatttatgtttatttttcactgggGAAAAATTTTTGTCTTGGATTTATGACTCtttctgcctgtgctccctAGCTATATGCCCACCTCTGTCAGTATTTCTCAGGcctaaactggaaaaaacagagaagagggaagagatACATCTGCAAGccccttgtttttcttggttcTCTGTCACCACGAgtcatttttcctgttgtttgaGGTACACTTTCAGGTGCAGACTTTAGATCCCATGAGATGGCTGCGATATTCAATGAATCTCTGTAGTCAGGGATAGAATTCCCTGTAGCTTAGGTATGACTCATCCCTTGACAGTGACATATTcccattttctatttaaattccTCAGAGATAACAtatgtgactttttaaaaagtgggcAAATTAATCTCTCaaatttgcatgtttttctcctAAGGCACAGACAACCTCTGCTCAGTGGCAAATTAAAATTTCCTAAGAATGTCTTCACTCAGTTTTGCCTTAATGTGGTCCCAGCTCTTTGGTCAATCAATGTTTCTTGTCTTTTGGCTCAGTGATCTTACTTCTGGTCATGAAGTGGCATCCTGCTTCAGCAGGCTTTAGTCCTTTTTATTGAACAAGTTCTTGACTTTTCTTGATTTCCACTGAAGGACTTCCCACACATTGACTCCTCATCCCAAACCATTGGCTTTCTCTTTACGTAATATCAGTCAAAATAAGTTTTCCTGTCTGCAATAATCACCAGGGCAGAAATACTCACTTCTGATAGCTCTCAATTGCTCTGTCACAATCTAGAAGCACACTCTAGTCTGTGTTAGACTGCTGCTACAAAAGGGTTCCTGAGTCCTCTTTGAAAGTTATGCTCATGCTAAGGTCGAACCATCAGATGGCATTCACATTCCTAAAGAGGAATTCAGCTACTGACACTAATATACCCCGAAATCTCTTTCATTTACTTCATTTGTAGGGCTTGGATTGCACTACTAAGACCTTTGCTGGGAATGGAATACTTGCATAATTAGGCAAAATACATTAATTCCTTCTGATAGATTAAGCAATAAATGCACTTATGCAGTCTGTGGTTTTAAATACATAATGAGGGTTCATAAATATTCACCAAGTTCTGTGTACTATCACAGATACCTGTCCAGAAGAATCCCAGACTATCCTTAGCAGAGGATTAGAGATTGACGTATACCGCAGAGGAACCCCTTCACTGACCATGGTGAAAGAGGAACATGAGGAAGCAATGCATTTTTGCAGGTAAATCTGCATACACAAGAAACTGATCTGTGTGTGCagtgaggaaaatatttcttttagcaTCCTTAAAATCAGGCTGCTAAATTCTTACTTACCAGCTAAGTTCTTTCCACTGgcatttctgttgtttctgaACTGAAACACTTATTTAGCCATCTAGATTAGAAGTAAAGCACGTCACTGAAGTAGGCCAGCTCTCAAAACACTGATGCAGTTTGGGTCTAAATCTGAGTAGCACCAAATGCTTCTCATAATTTGCTGAATATCTTTGGATTACAGTGAAAGCAGTAGGAACTCaggctaattttttta from Corvus cornix cornix isolate S_Up_H32 chromosome 3, ASM73873v5, whole genome shotgun sequence encodes:
- the LOC109143515 gene encoding centromere protein J-like, giving the protein MPPLPCFPATFIPVQFPSQNSSQAESLEFSQTSPLAMCSAWQSKSPELMPNESSSEISGEHVQLSDSGISTEPLLQSTESATKNLSRQDAQEENRKEKKENSRLKKERNFSETFSAAKEEQREQLKEEISSSQFGIEGKMKTGNTEARQITPAIGIRQKTSEKFVEEQLKADNHLIEKQQKEQQGKPKITPRKVFLKRREGIARLKKIKQRPVKEDSKNSRRAGLNFWGHFSPSGQVNRGILQPGECSQLNLQVSSSMEMDTHEKKPDCALAEREMKVKTDCEAKVVEQSAEEKEVIGGDKDLKENLGDTPQRRWPEILQPRPKTATDTNLQVGEELETHHMGPLEQVGKTAGRAVEGTLQKDLGRVDQPLKGHLIEGAKTPLEVLQRHYPLQGLDTDHIKEAEWSAGPAFTQGQNWVQVCPQEVVDSQNLESKRQIHTGFKVVNDKIIKITCSSPEAVEKGSSALQQEWQRRGTVASKWQVASFSCESNCLPPKSNNDPKSHHAQYPSQHVPQGVDHADRHLDLSDGDYASDEPSGTEKISLRKYSRSPPRKQDIQAISGQQDLSCSTSSDSSTGAVSLKGSKARSSFRQSLFQLTRLKRREHEPESKNGNRTSNVKSLHLPSSREAHEIPAFKIKESPEVEELQKNMIADTSDTCPEESQTILSRGLEIDVYRRGTPSLTMVKEEHEEAMHFCRTRIDQLETVRKQELTHPLEYSRDQAHPLQKEKIAQNKFKGAARVTGEHVKSEEMQILKQQIAGLQEEFKRTESYWRAAYSKLRDQVELLTRQNMELRDELRVSEHQRWKAEKNPKAMNFMDRKSETPVAEAILRGTASSSKPEESSWRDNHKRHNISHVRLKTSLQKHFLRDVNSKGINSSVQKADPLRSVTKEHQEKKSSNCSIGRSTTPTGRRTPHQGRLTPFEPDKVVHQLCPTGGRYNGRKSPGAVSHLSGCFKEPSSSSCVKGTPLPISYSSEDTSLSHNHSNCNNTQHTCSFAPCKNNEETEEEEDLKKTEKLLRAQNKVAFVTTHRRSGITACGNKVSTDSSPASLDAQTKPPKSVLSRRSMLHQERRKHEEEVQEKIEYHDGKVEEVLSDGRRILTFRDGTKKEISADKRMTTISFSNGDVKKIMPDQRVIYYYADAQTTHTAYPDGLEVLQFSNNQIEKHYPDGTQEIVFPDHTVKCLYSDGLKETFFPDGTVVKVEKNGDKIVVFSDGQREIHTAQFRRREYPDGTVKTVFCNGRQETKYSTGRVQIKDEEGNLILDKK